Part of the Drosophila pseudoobscura strain MV-25-SWS-2005 chromosome 2, UCI_Dpse_MV25, whole genome shotgun sequence genome, CACAGATCTGCAGCGGGGCGTGGAGCCCCTCTTTTTTCAGCAGTCCATACAAGGTGAATTTACTTGTAAGATGATGGTGAGGACATTAACatgtaattaatatttataaaactTTTGCCAGTTTGAAATCGAGGAATTCTTTGTCGGTTATTCACACGTTACATTAACCCGTTGTCGCCCGGAGGTTATTAAAATACAGTTCACGGAAATTGAGAAACCTTAATAATTTAAAAGCCGTTCACGTGAAAGGTGTCGTAGTCTTTTTCTTAAGTAAAAATGAAGGATGGAATGGATCTACAggaaaaatttaatatattattattaatttccgTGGATTACCTCAAGTTTTTATTCTGCTTAAATATTGGGGGCTTGAGGGGGTTAAGTTCACTTTTGTTATCGGTTCACACACATGTGTGCATCTCTAAATCGTAATTTTGGTTGAAATtcgcaaaaaaataaaatgatgcAACAAGTTAGACATGCGGTAGGTTAATAGTTCCACGGCAAGCAAAAGCAGTGTATTAATTGATTGTGTATTGATTGCAGCTGCGGCCGGTGCTAGGCGGTCTGCGGCATAACATGCCGGCACGCGGTGCTTCAACCACGACATCGGTGGCACCCGCCAAAATTGAAAAAAGTGCGTGGTAATTAGACTGTACAGTGACGAAATCTTAGTTATTGTTTTTTGAACAACTTCAGCTGTCAACACGGTCACCGTTTTGGGTCGTGTGGGGGCCGATCCACAGCTGCGCGGCTCCCAGGAGCATCCGGTGGTCACATTCTCCGTCGCCACACACACCAACTACAAGTGAGTACAGAGTCTCTGCATGAATCGCAATGGAATACGATTTGTAATCGGATTTGTTTTTATCCCTCTGGACAGATATGAGAATGGCGACTGGGCCCAGCGCACGGACTGGCATCGCGTGGTCGTCTTCAAGCCCAATTTGCGCGACACTGTGCTGGAGTATCTGAAGAAGGGACAGCGCACCATGGTGCAGGGCAAGATCACCTATGGCGAGATCACGGACCAGCAGGGCAACCAGAagaccagcaccagcatcatcGCAGACGATGTGCTCTTCTTCCGCGATGCCAATAACTAGAATTTAAGAATCAAAGACAAACACGAACAGAAACCCTAATCTTAAGCagaaaaagttgaactttCAGTTTTAAACGTTTGCATTTACATTGTGAATAGTGTTCATATGAATCCATTATGTTATCGGttgtttttcaaaatatgATCATTACAGAAATCTTTGGCTAGAACCTCTTTGGCCATTTCGCATGTGCATGTTTTGGACAAGCTGCTGATGCCCAGATCTTCAGTAATCTCCTCGTATTCGGTGGCAATAGCTCCGACCTTGCCCTCCAACTCTTCGATCTGCTCCTCCAAGGTGGTCAAAGCTTTGTTGTGATAGTCTATTAGTTGGCCAATCTATGGATGGATTTACCTTAAGTATTTCTAAAACATTACAAGACGTCTAATCTGTATCCTACCACATTTGCAGGAGCCAAGCGCTCGGCTGTCTCTTTGCCAAAGGCATCGAAATCTGCTCTGAGGATGTTGCACTCTTCGCTCATTTTCTTTGCGGACTCGACTTGCTTCAACAGATCCAAGTAGGTGTGACGCGTCAAGGGCTCTATGCGGCAACTGTTGGCTGGGAACGTTGAACAGGATCTCTCTAATTTGGAGGCTGCCTTCTCCGCTTCAGCCAGCAACTGCTCGTTCTCATCCAGATCCATTTCCAGTTTCATTGTACAGGCCTTAACATCTCCCACAAACTGATCGACTTTGATGAGCTGATGAAAGACCACGGAATCAGGGACTTACAAGCTCTTATCGTCCTCTAGTACTCACAAGTTTGGCATTCTCTAGTACTGCGGCCTCTTGTTCCCTTACAAACTCTGCTTTTCTTTCGAATTCCGATGCTATTTCCTTCGTCTCATGCATCAAAAGATCGGCCATtaaatctaaatataaaaaaggcACGGGATCCGATACATTTGCTTTAGCCATAATTATGTTAGTTGATTAATTTCACTAAGAATTTGGGAAATTTGAACTCCGTTTTTCCGATTTGTATGTAGATTTGGAGAAGCCTGAAATTTTGATTCTAGTAAAACATTTGGTGTTAACCCAAGGCTGACTAGGATTGAAATAACTACTTGAAATTTGATCAGACTGCTCTGATCTTTGATGATGCATGTTTGATCTATGCCCGTGGAGCCACAAAGGTGTTCTTATTGTTCTCTGGGGACCGTTTCAGTAGATCTCGCTATCCATGAGATCGAAACGACTGAGAATGATATTACGGTACACGATCTGCAGCTATAGAAATCTCAAGCTTAAACCCTAATCTTATGGATTTCTTACCCTTCCATCAGATCATTGCGATCGCTGTCTGCGATCATGTGGTGGAAGCACACAGGCACTCTCAAGATCCACGATCCACAAACGAAGGGGGGCCAAAGCTCTCgagctccacacacacacacatcagtGGGATCCATTTCGGAGTGGAGTGAGTATGTGGGACGACCTTATCGTCGTCTCCCTGGCCAACCGACTGTCTATGTTTGCGTGAGGGTTTTCTGCGGTGGTATGAGTGTTATTTGAGGCAGAGCTCCATTGGATTCGTTTTGCTCGCTCAGCTCAGCGGCACAGTTCGCAGTTAGCTTTTTGCCAGTTCAAATGCGGCCGGCGGTCGAAAGAGTCTAGAGTGGCACGAGCTGTGGAACTTTTCGAGAGCACGTTCCTCGCAGCAGAATTATCGGGGCGGTTCTTCGGAAGATGCAAGCTTTCTAAAAACGGACAAACAGAAATCGAAAACCTATATCCGCCATCTACCAGAAACTGTTGAAGACACATCCTTCCGATTATGGCTGTGGATTATGTGCTGGAGGACCTCATGGGGAAACTGGGTGAGTGATGAGGGCCAGCCAGGTCAGCGCGGCAGTGGTGATAACGCATCGCGTTTTCTCTTATCAATCGCTGAAAGTCCCTCTTATCAGGCCCCGCGAAAACTTGTACCCGCAAGAGCCAGTAGCTGCGCCAAGGCTTATCCAAAAGCGGATGGGATAACACTTTTATATGAGGGTTATTTTTACGGTTGCTCTGCATTCAAATTTCCTAATTATTTTCGGCATAATTATTGCGGCAATCTCTGTCTAATCTATACGGCCCGACTAGtgcttggggttggggctgtcCATCAAGTGCTCAAAAGAAGCCGCCTCTAACACGGTTTTAATTAcaactacatatatatattttttgtttttgcacttttttccaattaataataaataccaCAAGGTTACAGACAGCTTAATAGAAGTCTCAGACGCTCAGAACCAGACGAATAGATAGATACTCGTGTATGTGAGCGCGTGGGGAGGGGACCACGACACAGTGACACTTGATGAACCTTCTGGCCAaatgtatctctgtatctttaGCAGACTGACGCTAAAACCCGAGGCAATGCAGAGGCTTTTGTCACAAGATCTGTGCCATAAAGATCTCTCGAGGGGGTATTCAGTTGATTTATAGTATGTATGTGCTTTGCGGTCGTATAAATTGTGCAACGTGTGGCATTTTGTTTATTACTTAATGCAAAACAGTTAACAATAATTACGTATTATAGAATTCTCCGATTGATTAAAACGAAAGCAAATCTGAAAGCTCAGCAAAGTGTATTCTATCTAGACTTTTACTTTTCCTATAGGTACGGTTCCCGCTTACATTCATTATCAATCCATAATCAATTAGCGACTGTTTACGGCTCTGCTTTATGGAGGTTGGCTTTTATCATATCTCCACTGATTTCAGCAAAGCAAAAAGCTAAATTCGTTCGCTCTAAGACCCAGGGATCCCATAGAATTTCCCCtaaaccttttttttcataatttaaaaGCTACAAAGAGTGAAAGGGAAAGATCAGAAAGTGTAGACAGAGAGGGACGGAGAGAAAGAGTAACGAACGCATTAGCGACTTTTAGCATTAGTTATGgcccatatacatatatgtacatacggctATATGCACATTTGTATTtgagaaaatgcaaaaaatatcaaaCTGGTTTTTTGTaaacgctctctctctcacacacacgtATGAGGCCTAAAACTCAAACCCCACCAAACACATATCATATCGCTCTGCTCTTCTAcgtgtatttattttgttgaaGGCCTCTCTGGGGGGTCTGATGGAGCTCTAATTACTTCGTATTCGGATTTGGAGGTGTGCTTGGTACTCAATTTGGCTAGCAGCTGCCAGTTAGGTAGTAATTTACACTGACTTTGAAAGCACTTCCCCCGTGGAGACCTTCAAAGCGAATGAAAATCGTTTGGAAGCTCATAGAAGAACCTCACCTCCATGATCTACCTCAACAGTAAACTAACACGAAACAGTAGCATTCAATCAATGGGggatttttttaaatctttataAGAACTTTGAGGCATGGTGGCATTGTACGTTAGTGCTGTTTTTGGGATGTCTGCTTCAAGTGCGTGATTTGCTTAAGCTCTTATCACTGGTCTTATCGCTTCAGCCTTATCTTGTTTCCATGCATCATTTTTCCACACAAGTTCTCTCTAATCTATTATGAGAGATTGATATAGAAAGGCTTTCCTATGATCTAACCCGGTATCATGTTTATTCATTGCTTTAATATGTAATATCAAAGATTATACAACACCGAACCCGAGGATAGCCTAAAAGATAACAGAAACCCCGCGCCGCCCTCTGTTTACGGGGCGTCACGAAAAaccccgccatagaacagcatTTTGGTCCCTCTTTGATAATATATATCTCCTATGACAAATATGAAAGTACTACACACATTGTAGCGCAATTTTCGAGGACCTTACCGCCCCACTTGGCAACGAACTGTGTCAATGGTTTGTCTGTAATAAATCCCACCACAACATGGTTGGTATTTGATATATGATATGGTTGTTGGTGGTAATCCGCTATGATTTCCCCCTGAGAATTTACTATGTCgcgtgtttttgtgttttcctATCGATCGTTGGCAATTATACGCTGATTATGTATATTGGGTGGTTTcgtaattgaatttaattaaagattgtggcaaaattttcaaattgagaTTAATTAAGATGTGTCCGGCTCCcgctcccccgcccccctctccctcccgctACATGTCTACTTGTATGACATAATTTTTACACTCGACGTAATCAATGAAATGCTTAGACACTGAtgggatgggggtggggcgtgGGGTACTCATGAGTGAAGGACTCTCCCTCGCGGAGCTGCGATCGATGGCGAAAGTTTTTTCGCTTAAACGATCAATAAATGTAACCcacaaatcaattgaaatgccTGATTGAACATTGGACCCGGCGCTCGCGCTCATGTGTCAGATATCTAGGCTACAATGCTCTACTCTACTCGATGTACAAGACCGCAGAAATTTACACAGTCCCTGTCTGTCCCTGTCCTCGATCCAACAGCGATCGTGTGGACAGCAAAAGTCATAATCGATTCAATGCATTCTTCAAAGACCCCTGCAAAACCATACAAGGAAAGAAACAATAGAACAGAATAGGAATAGTAGAAGCCAAGAAGCCAAAGCAAACTGCTGGCAAATATGTATTTGATGGGGACATTCGTATGCCtttcaattgaaatcgaaTTGAATAAATTCCACTTGATTTAATTGCAAAAAGTCTTTGGAGTGACGACAATTCCAACAGTGACACCATAGAAGAGAGGCGCCATATAtttccatatacatacatatacatatatatgtgtgaCAGAGCCGCTGATACTCCTGctgcatttttgttgtatttcgCTTCGAATGCAGTGCGTCGCAAATGTCTTATCTCTTGATCTCATCTACGAGCTTTGCTCATGTTAGGCAAATGCACACTCTCTCATTTGCTCtctcagcaacaacaacaataatgtACCTGACGGCCCTCTCTCGCAGGTATCGCTCTCAGCAAATGCGAAAGCTGCATGTGAAGCTCAAGAAATGACAAACGGGACTACGTTTTGCTGCGTAGTTTCTCCCTCTTTGCTTTCAACCATTAAATACCCTTTATTTGCCAATCTTAAACAtttaaaagtaaatatttatagatggAGCACccacatatttatttttcgtcGCTCTTTTTCCTACAGGGGAATTTGGTAAATACCAATTCTTACAGTTCTTCCTGCAAGTCCTCTCCGCTTTGACCGCAGGCATGCATATGCTCTCCCTGGTTACGGTATCCGCAGTGCCAGAGCATCGCTGCTTTATCGAGGGCCTGGACGACAGCATCCTGGCGGTGGGGCCCTGGAACGCGAGCGCCTTGAAGTATGCCATTCCAACGAAGGTCAATGGGGAGCTAGAGTCCTGCCTGATGTACGATCCCACTGATTTGGACAGCAACACGACCATCGCCTGTGAAAAGTACGTGTACGATACAACGTACTACAAGACATCGCGCACCATTGACTGGAACCATGTGTGCGATCGCCGCTGGATGGGGGCCATTGTGCAGACGGTGTTCATGTTGGGCGTCTTCACGGGAGCCGTAACCCTCGGCGGACTGGCGGACAAGATTGGCCGCAAGACGGTCTTCTGCTGGTCGGCGCTCTTCCAGCTGATCATCGGCGTGGGCGTAGCCTTCATTCCGGAGTACTTTTCCTTTATGGTGGCCCGCTATCTGCTGGGAATTGTGGGATCTGCTGGAGCCTATATCTGTGGATTTGTGCTGACTATGGAGCTGGTGGGACCCACAAAGCGTACGGTCTGTGGCATAACCTTCCAGGTGAGCGGAGTGACTCAAGGATCACTTGAAGATCTTTTCTAATCTTCTGTGGTCTCTTTCAGGCGGTCTTTGCAGGCGGCATCatgctggttgctggctggGGTGCCATCATTCAGGACCGTCAGTGGCTCCAGGTGATCTATGGCCTCCATGGCTGCCTGTTCCTTGCCCACTGGTGGCTCCTCGATGAATCTCCGCGCTGGCTGTGGATGCAGGGACGTGCCGCCGAGGCCGTCGACATTGTGGCCAAGGGACTGCGTATCAATGGCTCTGGGATACCCGTGGACAAGGACTACTTTGTGCAAAAGGCCAAACAGCAGGCGGCGGTGGAGGAGAAGTCCAGTGCCGGATTGAGCGATCTCTTCCGGACACCCAACCTCCGCATGAAGACGCTCAATGTGTGCCTCTGCTGGTTCGCCAACTCCATTGTCTACTATGGACTGTCGCTGAGTGCCGGGAAGCTGTACGGCAATCCCTACCTGATTCTGTTCATCATGGGCCTCGTGGAGTTCCCCAGCTACATAACGATTGTGTTCGTATTGGATCGTCTGGGACGTCGCTCCATTACCTCCACCCTGATGCTGAGCGGCGGACTTTGTTGCATTATAGCCGCATTTATTGCTCAGGGCAGCACCACCTCCACGGCTGTGGTGATGGCTGGCAAGCTCCTCATTGCCGGCTCCTTTGCCGTCATCTACAACTACTCGGCGGAACTCTTTCCCACTGTTGTACGGAACTCCGCCATGGGCTTGGGCTCCATGTGTGCCCGTCTCTCCGGAGCCCTTACGCCTCTCATCACCCTCCTGGACTCTTTTGATCCAAAGATTCCCGCCGTACTCTTTGGCGTGGTGGCCCTTGCCTCTGGCTTCTGGGTGATGTTCCTCCCAGAGACGATGAACCAGCCCATGCCCGAGTCCATCGAAGATGGTGAGAACTTTGGCAAGGGCGACACGTGGTTCAGTCAGTGTGCTGGTCGCAGGAAGCGCCAGAATAGTATTTACCCGGACGATCCCGAGCAGATGGTGCCGCTCAAGAATATCGAAAGCAAATGAAGCAAAACCAAAGCTCTGCACTAATCTTCACCCCACCCTTGTTATCCTTTTTATTTCGTTGTTAAGCATTGCCTTTTTTTAGTAGTAAGCTCTAAGATCCATTTCAAAAAGTGAATAAAACGAGACTGTGGCCTTGGAGGATACCCTAggctgccgcaggtctcttcGTTGTTTTTAAACAGctcgttttttgttgattttatgAAAGGAAAGATGACCCAAAGAAGGCCTTGGGCAGCAGAGTCGATCCCAGAGTCCAACAACAATATACACTGTCTTTGTCGAGGCGTACAAAAGCCTTCGTTTTCGGTCCAAAAAATCCAATATCAAAAGACTATGCAATTGTATATCTATGTGTTCTACAATCTTTGCCACCTTCTACAATCATATtcttcccacatctttaaaatggcattcaaatacaaataaattccTGCCAAATGCTTCTCCTCCTAAGATTTTCTCCCAATATTAACATCGTAAAATCCATTTTTTCGAGGAGGTCTATAAAAAAACTTGCCTTACGGAGTGCCATTTAGTATGCTGCGCCATATGTCCCACTCGATTTCGCACACTTTTCCGCCCCAATTAAAGTGAAGTGCGACAATAAGTAAAGTACTTTTGTGGCATTTGTGGGACATCCGATTCAGCATGGCCTTGAAAGTGGCTGCAGTTTTCAATAGTTTTCCTTCCCCCCAAGAGATTCCATTGTCAATGCTCGACCACCGCCCCCTTCACACGGCACGTACGCCAGTTCCCGCGTCAATTCAAGTTTTCTTGCAaagagtttttcttttgtttttttcggtttttttgttttgtttgtaggttttttttttttggtacatTTGAGAACATTCATTTTCgattttgaatatattttcaattaaatacatatatatacgtatgCTTTGGCCGATATCTGATGCGATATCGGTGCTTAAATTTCGCTGGCTTAGAATTACATTAACATttacatatagatatagatatactCGATAGATAGAATAGGGGCGGGGTTGGGGTTCTCTCTTCAAAGAAGAAGgtacacagagagagagatggagggGGAGATATCGGGTTGACATCGATATTTCTTATACACATATAGACACAATCAAAATTGAGAGAAACatacagcgagagagagagagatagagagagacacgaATACGACGAAGGAAAGAGATATAGAGAAAACACATCTAGATGCAGTTGCCAGGAGGACTCTTCCACAAGAAACTGGGTGCTCCTCAAAAACGTAGTCTTAAATGCTCGAATAGCTCTTAAAATGTTGAAGGGAACGGATTGAAAGGAACAGAAAGGATGGAGTTATAATTCTGATTAATGGGTGGTTGGGTGTACAAATCAGGGAAGGACAGtacagggacagggacgggGGAGGGACAGGACTGTAACGGAAACTATAtcgaaacggaaacgga contains:
- the mtSSB gene encoding single-stranded DNA-binding protein, mitochondrial gives rise to the protein MMQQVRHALRPVLGGLRHNMPARGASTTTSVAPAKIEKTVNTVTVLGRVGADPQLRGSQEHPVVTFSVATHTNYKYENGDWAQRTDWHRVVVFKPNLRDTVLEYLKKGQRTMVQGKITYGEITDQQGNQKTSTSIIADDVLFFRDANN
- the LOC4802871 gene encoding uncharacterized protein, with product MAKANVSDPVPFLYLDLMADLLMHETKEIASEFERKAEFVREQEAAVLENAKLLIKVDQFVGDVKACTMKLEMDLDENEQLLAEAEKAASKLERSCSTFPANSCRIEPLTRHTYLDLLKQVESAKKMSEECNILRADFDAFGKETAERLAPANVIGQLIDYHNKALTTLEEQIEELEGKVGAIATEYEEITEDLGISSLSKTCTCEMAKEVLAKDFCNDHILKNNR
- the LOC4802872 gene encoding organic cation transporter protein; translation: MAVDYVLEDLMGKLGEFGKYQFLQFFLQVLSALTAGMHMLSLVTVSAVPEHRCFIEGLDDSILAVGPWNASALKYAIPTKVNGELESCLMYDPTDLDSNTTIACEKYVYDTTYYKTSRTIDWNHVCDRRWMGAIVQTVFMLGVFTGAVTLGGLADKIGRKTVFCWSALFQLIIGVGVAFIPEYFSFMVARYLLGIVGSAGAYICGFVLTMELVGPTKRTVCGITFQAVFAGGIMLVAGWGAIIQDRQWLQVIYGLHGCLFLAHWWLLDESPRWLWMQGRAAEAVDIVAKGLRINGSGIPVDKDYFVQKAKQQAAVEEKSSAGLSDLFRTPNLRMKTLNVCLCWFANSIVYYGLSLSAGKLYGNPYLILFIMGLVEFPSYITIVFVLDRLGRRSITSTLMLSGGLCCIIAAFIAQGSTTSTAVVMAGKLLIAGSFAVIYNYSAELFPTVVRNSAMGLGSMCARLSGALTPLITLLDSFDPKIPAVLFGVVALASGFWVMFLPETMNQPMPESIEDGENFGKGDTWFSQCAGRRKRQNSIYPDDPEQMVPLKNIESK